A DNA window from Niabella yanshanensis contains the following coding sequences:
- the rfaE1 gene encoding D-glycero-beta-D-manno-heptose-7-phosphate kinase — MRHKEEILSIRKAKNQPNILVIGDIMADRYIWGSASRISPEAPVPVVNVKNETVTLGGAANVVQNLFKLNAKVSICGIMGDDPIASTVLDLLKSGKIDASGIVADKSRPTTLKTRIMAGNHQLLRVDRETTADIQENIETKLLNKIKAKLRHTDIVLLSDYNKGLLSYSFTQKLLTLCQTNGKKVMVDPKGLHYEKYTGAWLIKPNKRELAEATVTEKIETNEQLIKAARKLIAKTKSQYLVVTRSEEGLSLISKKSHEDFPVKAREVFDVTGAGDTVFASLGYFVACGLDLATACELANYAAAIAVSKVGSVAVTIDEILSLINEHE; from the coding sequence ATGAGACACAAAGAAGAAATATTATCAATACGAAAAGCTAAAAATCAACCCAATATCCTGGTTATAGGAGACATCATGGCCGATCGCTACATATGGGGATCTGCCAGCCGCATCTCACCGGAAGCGCCTGTGCCGGTGGTGAATGTGAAAAATGAAACCGTTACATTGGGAGGGGCAGCCAACGTTGTCCAGAACCTTTTCAAGCTCAATGCGAAAGTGTCCATCTGCGGCATAATGGGCGATGACCCCATTGCTTCAACGGTATTAGATCTTTTGAAAAGCGGAAAAATTGATGCATCTGGTATTGTTGCAGATAAGTCAAGACCCACCACCTTAAAAACGCGTATCATGGCCGGCAATCACCAATTGTTACGTGTAGACAGGGAAACAACTGCCGATATCCAGGAAAACATCGAAACAAAGTTACTCAATAAGATAAAGGCAAAACTCAGGCATACCGACATAGTATTACTTTCTGATTACAATAAAGGCTTACTTAGCTACAGTTTCACGCAAAAGTTATTAACGCTCTGCCAGACCAATGGTAAAAAAGTAATGGTGGATCCCAAGGGCCTGCATTATGAAAAATATACGGGTGCCTGGTTAATCAAACCTAACAAAAGAGAACTGGCCGAGGCCACCGTTACAGAAAAAATTGAGACGAATGAGCAACTGATTAAAGCAGCACGTAAGCTTATTGCAAAAACCAAATCACAATACCTGGTAGTAACCCGCTCAGAAGAAGGCTTATCGCTGATTTCAAAAAAATCGCATGAGGATTTCCCCGTTAAAGCCAGGGAAGTATTTGATGTTACCGGCGCGGGTGACACTGTTTTTGCATCTTTGGGATATTTTGTAGCTTGCGGGCTGGACCTGGCCACTGCTTGTGAACTCGCCAATTATGCAGCAGCCATCGCTGTAAGTAAGGTAGGTAGCGTTGCGGTAACTATTGATGAAATACTATCTTTAATCAATGAGCATGAATAA
- the rfaE2 gene encoding D-glycero-beta-D-manno-heptose 1-phosphate adenylyltransferase produces the protein MNNPVEAAVESKILSLEDAVSLRKQWKEDKQKVVFTNGVFDILHAGHVKSLTNARANGDKLIIGLNADASVKRLKGDARPIISERDRAILLAGLQFVDLVVLFPDDTPLKLIEALLPDVLVKSADYNVETIVGAKEVIANGGEVKIMPFVQGLSTTAIITKIKNE, from the coding sequence ATGAATAATCCTGTCGAAGCTGCTGTTGAAAGTAAAATTCTTTCCCTGGAAGATGCTGTGTCTTTACGAAAACAATGGAAAGAAGATAAACAAAAAGTTGTTTTCACAAATGGTGTTTTTGACATCCTGCATGCTGGTCATGTAAAGTCACTCACCAATGCAAGGGCTAACGGCGATAAGTTAATCATCGGCTTAAATGCGGATGCTTCGGTAAAAAGACTGAAAGGCGATGCGCGACCTATCATCAGTGAACGCGACAGGGCGATACTTTTAGCTGGACTACAGTTTGTAGACCTGGTAGTTTTGTTTCCTGATGATACTCCTCTTAAACTGATTGAGGCTTTATTACCTGATGTACTGGTAAAATCGGCAGACTACAACGTGGAGACTATTGTTGGAGCTAAAGAAGTAATAGCGAATGGCGGCGAAGTAAAGATCATGCCTTTTGTGCAGGGATTATCAACCACTGCTATTATTACTAAAATAAAGAACGAATAA